From a region of the Schistocerca nitens isolate TAMUIC-IGC-003100 chromosome 8, iqSchNite1.1, whole genome shotgun sequence genome:
- the LOC126198861 gene encoding uncharacterized protein LOC126198861 gives MRIYPNCKRGCQNRKRIDMASARRSCMNNPDVFCYICGEYTLSVERKNITGFVKNAYQAYFQVKLGDQDKPWAPHTVCKKCVEYLRRWTKGTKTSLKFGIPMVWREPLDHASDCYFCAINTTGINRKNRHSLQYPDLPSARRPVAHCEEIPVPAFTELPNIDDEATTADEGGYIADEEYEAQDGRQLFSQC, from the coding sequence attgatatggcttctgcgcgacgttcatgcatgaataatccagacgttttctgctacatctgcggagaatacacgctttcagtggagaggaagaacatcacgggatttgtgaagaacgcctaccaggcttactttcaagtcaagctgggtgaccaagataagccctgggcaccgcacacggtctgcaagaagtgcgtggaatacctccggcggtggacgaagggcacgaaaacttcactaaagtttgggattccgatggtttggagggagcccttggaccatgcatcggattgttacttctgcgccatcaatactactggcatcaaccggaagaatcggcacagcctccagtaccccgaccttccatctgcccgccgtccagttgctcactgcgaagaaattcctgtaccagcgttcacagagcttcctaacatcgacgacgaggccaccactgcagacgagggaggatatatagcagacgaggagtatgaagcacaagatggtcggcagctcttttcacaatgttag